One part of the Azospirillum sp. B510 genome encodes these proteins:
- a CDS encoding cupin domain-containing protein: MTARQLFLPNHHPSDALLVAYGAGSLGEGLSLAVAVHLAHCPDCRATLAQVEALGGALLEDLPPEPLESLSLDAMLDRLDREEAPANPCKAMSAAPPRGRPVSAARHPRATGTAPALPHPLRAYIPLPDGTSPDNPSLDRPSVARPSLTNPSLDGLCWQRLAPGVRRVELLPRTASGGAAQLLRIAPGTALPHHGHGGLELTVVLSGHFADELGRYGPGDLAEVDGDTNHQPIADSHRDCVCLIATDAPLRFTGLMGRLMQPFIGL; this comes from the coding sequence ATGACCGCCCGCCAACTCTTCCTGCCGAACCACCACCCCAGCGACGCGCTGCTGGTGGCCTATGGCGCGGGCAGCCTGGGAGAAGGGCTGTCGCTGGCCGTGGCCGTCCATCTCGCCCATTGCCCGGACTGCCGCGCCACGCTGGCGCAGGTCGAGGCGCTGGGCGGCGCGCTGCTGGAGGACTTGCCGCCGGAACCGCTGGAAAGCCTGTCACTGGACGCCATGCTCGACCGCCTGGACCGGGAGGAGGCGCCCGCCAACCCCTGCAAGGCCATGTCCGCCGCCCCGCCGCGCGGCCGGCCGGTGTCGGCGGCCAGGCATCCGCGCGCGACCGGCACGGCGCCGGCCCTGCCGCACCCGCTGCGCGCCTACATCCCCTTGCCGGACGGCACGTCACCGGATAACCCGTCCCTCGATCGCCCGTCTGTCGCCCGCCCGTCTCTCACCAACCCGTCTCTCGATGGGCTGTGCTGGCAGCGTCTGGCCCCCGGCGTGCGCCGGGTGGAGCTGCTGCCGCGCACCGCCTCGGGCGGGGCGGCCCAGCTTCTGCGCATCGCCCCCGGCACCGCCCTGCCCCATCACGGCCATGGCGGGCTGGAGCTGACCGTGGTGCTGAGCGGCCATTTCGCCGACGAACTCGGCCGCTACGGCCCCGGCGATCTGGCGGAGGTCGATGGCGACACCAACCACCAACCCATCGCCGACAGCCACCGCGACTGCGTCTGCCTGATCGCGACGGACGCGCCGCTGCGCTTCACCGGACTGATGGGACGGCTGATGCAGCCCTTCATCGGGCTGTAG
- a CDS encoding two-component hybrid sensor and regulator, with amino-acid sequence MAHPESLMSPSDHSPSGPRTDRPQSSQAGVSAGPASASTPPVPVAPVLAALSGAVVLFLSALDPLRASAPWLLPALSAGSGALAGLAMLSVWRSRRHRPGLDDMAPTRPVLPVDAPAGPVCEAVVSRSQGEETDAARIALLEEALRETVRQSAERLRRQQIVAMDARADLAGAIVHDMNNALGAVSGYADFLVSDLPAGSPQADYASRVIAAVERVRPGLRRLVSATRVETIPLRLERADAVLDEAAALLRAMPVPPLGLTVQRDDGMPAAICNADVLARTLAGLAAEILAGGSAPRLGLRASAGDSAGAEGDDVVEGTDASSDGWRVRSLLTPHAGPHILFELRVEGLPLAADLLTTQLDPLLSARASYRRGQAGGGWAAGEPEDAGRWPPALMTARSHDGGLSLLSHPVQGTVVRLHIPAAPVPSVAPSPRDRAAPARPGHAGTPAYRILVVDADPASGDRFQAGLEQEGFEVSVCEDLRDALDVVTDEPGFFDVVVIGPGLSALPAGVALAVRMKGLRPDLPCVLYRAPGDAGAIPAASPAGSPTVSGALEPRAAAGGPADLLLPLPVDLPRLARGVAALAARSGGGAAGESR; translated from the coding sequence ATGGCGCATCCCGAGTCGCTGATGAGTCCATCCGACCATTCCCCGTCCGGGCCGCGAACGGACCGGCCGCAATCTTCGCAGGCGGGTGTCTCCGCCGGTCCGGCAAGCGCCAGCACGCCGCCGGTTCCGGTGGCGCCGGTTCTGGCCGCGTTGAGCGGTGCGGTGGTGCTTTTCCTGTCGGCGCTCGACCCGCTGCGCGCCTCCGCTCCCTGGCTGCTTCCGGCGCTCTCGGCGGGGAGCGGTGCCTTGGCCGGGCTGGCGATGCTGTCGGTCTGGCGGAGCAGGCGCCACCGGCCCGGTTTGGACGACATGGCGCCGACGCGTCCGGTCCTGCCGGTGGACGCGCCGGCGGGACCGGTTTGCGAAGCGGTGGTCTCGCGATCGCAGGGGGAGGAGACCGACGCCGCCCGCATCGCCCTGTTGGAGGAGGCGCTGCGGGAGACGGTACGGCAGTCCGCCGAGCGGCTGCGCCGTCAGCAGATCGTGGCGATGGATGCCCGCGCCGATCTCGCCGGCGCCATTGTCCATGACATGAACAACGCGCTGGGCGCGGTTTCCGGCTATGCCGACTTCCTCGTCAGCGACCTGCCCGCCGGTTCGCCCCAGGCCGATTACGCCAGCCGCGTCATCGCGGCCGTCGAGCGTGTCCGGCCCGGCCTGCGCCGGCTGGTGTCCGCCACCAGGGTGGAAACCATCCCCCTGCGGCTGGAACGGGCCGATGCCGTGCTGGACGAGGCGGCGGCGCTTCTGCGCGCGATGCCGGTGCCTCCGCTCGGCCTGACCGTCCAACGTGACGACGGCATGCCCGCGGCCATCTGCAATGCCGATGTGCTGGCGCGGACGCTGGCCGGCCTGGCGGCGGAGATTCTCGCCGGCGGCAGCGCTCCCCGGCTCGGCCTTCGGGCATCCGCCGGCGATTCCGCCGGGGCCGAGGGGGATGACGTGGTCGAGGGGACCGACGCGTCCAGCGACGGCTGGAGGGTCCGTTCCCTGCTGACGCCGCATGCGGGGCCGCACATCCTGTTCGAGCTGCGCGTCGAGGGGCTGCCGCTGGCGGCCGATCTTCTGACGACCCAGCTCGACCCCCTGCTCTCCGCCCGCGCCAGTTACCGCCGCGGACAGGCTGGCGGTGGTTGGGCCGCCGGGGAGCCGGAGGATGCCGGCCGCTGGCCGCCGGCCCTGATGACCGCGCGGAGCCATGATGGCGGTCTCAGCCTGCTGAGCCACCCGGTCCAGGGCACGGTGGTGCGGCTTCATATTCCTGCCGCGCCGGTGCCATCGGTGGCGCCATCCCCGCGGGATCGCGCCGCTCCGGCCCGGCCGGGACATGCCGGGACGCCGGCCTACAGGATTCTGGTGGTGGATGCGGACCCCGCCTCCGGCGACCGGTTCCAGGCGGGTTTGGAGCAGGAGGGCTTCGAGGTTTCGGTCTGCGAGGATCTGCGCGATGCGCTGGATGTCGTCACCGACGAACCCGGCTTCTTCGATGTGGTGGTCATCGGCCCGGGGCTGAGCGCTCTGCCCGCCGGGGTGGCGCTGGCGGTGCGGATGAAGGGCTTGCGGCCGGACCTGCCCTGCGTGCTCTACCGGGCGCCGGGCGATGCTGGCGCCATACCCGCCGCTTCTCCCGCCGGCTCCCCAACCGTTTCCGGGGCGTTGGAGCCGCGGGCCGCGGCTGGCGGACCGGCCGATCTGCTGCTGCCGCTGCCTGTCGATCTTCCCCGGCTGGCGCGCGGGGTGGCGGCGCTCGCCGCCCGGTCCGGTGGCGGAGCGGCCGGAGAGAGCCGCTGA
- a CDS encoding sigma-70 family RNA polymerase sigma factor → MIARLATLLTPAAGPDRSGTGQADGLCEEAAALSADLVAVAAGDRLAFARLFAHFAPRVKSYMLKLGMPAQRAEDLAQDTLLSVWRKAALYDPAKAQAATWVFTIARNLRIDALRRERHPEVSDDELLEHEDDRPGADELVDGDRRARRLRGALAALTPEQAEVVRLSFFADLAHPAIADRLNVPLGTVKSRLRLAMLKIRKALGDDDR, encoded by the coding sequence ATGATCGCTCGATTGGCCACCCTTCTGACGCCCGCCGCCGGACCGGACCGCTCTGGAACCGGTCAGGCAGACGGCCTGTGCGAGGAGGCCGCGGCGCTGTCGGCCGATCTGGTCGCTGTGGCGGCGGGCGACCGGCTGGCCTTCGCCCGGCTGTTCGCCCATTTCGCGCCGCGGGTGAAGTCCTACATGCTGAAGCTGGGCATGCCGGCGCAGCGGGCGGAGGATCTGGCGCAGGATACGCTGCTGTCGGTGTGGCGCAAGGCGGCACTCTACGATCCGGCGAAGGCGCAGGCGGCGACCTGGGTCTTCACCATCGCCCGCAACCTGCGCATCGACGCTCTGCGCCGTGAACGCCATCCGGAGGTTTCGGACGACGAGTTGCTGGAGCATGAGGACGACCGACCGGGCGCCGACGAGCTTGTCGACGGCGACCGCCGGGCCCGCCGCCTGCGCGGCGCGCTGGCGGCGCTGACGCCGGAACAGGCGGAGGTGGTGCGGCTGTCCTTCTTCGCCGACCTCGCCCATCCGGCCATCGCCGATCGGCTGAATGTTCCGCTGGGAACCGTGAAATCGCGCCTGCGGCTGGCCATGCTCAAGATCCGCAAGGCGCTGGGAGATGACGACCGATGA
- a CDS encoding NAD(P)/FAD-dependent oxidoreductase, which translates to MPLSAPSPSAPGPLDIAVVGAGIAGLSAAWLLSKRHHVTLYEKEDRPGGHANTVESGPLEAGGAGPVDTGFIVYNEPCYPNLVALFEHLGVATRATDMSFAASLDGGRVEYAGSSLGTLFAQKRNLLRPRFWRMIADLLRFYREAPGLLTDPAAETLTLGDVLDRGGYSDAFIRDHLLPMAAAIWSTPAESMRGHPAAAFIRFCENHGLLKITGRPVWRTVEGGSRSYVERILADMPGALRLNRAIEGIAREEGRVLVRDRRGTLRAHDHVVLATHADQALALLEDAGEEERRLLGAFGYERNLAILHTDDSLMPRRRAVWSSWNYLAGRGENGAGDGRDAVCVTYWMNRLQGFLPRGRDLFVTLNPIRPPREGSILRSVLYDHPIFGMEALAAQRELWSLQGRRRTWFAGSYFGAGFHEDGAQAGLAVAEALGGLSRPWTVANPSGRIHVGPAPEPRVAALETA; encoded by the coding sequence ATGCCGCTTTCAGCGCCTTCCCCCTCCGCTCCGGGTCCGCTCGACATCGCGGTCGTCGGCGCCGGCATCGCCGGGCTGTCGGCGGCCTGGCTGTTGTCGAAACGGCACCACGTCACCCTCTATGAGAAGGAGGACCGGCCGGGCGGGCACGCCAACACGGTGGAGTCCGGCCCGCTGGAGGCCGGGGGCGCCGGTCCGGTCGATACCGGCTTCATCGTCTACAACGAACCCTGCTATCCCAATCTGGTGGCTCTGTTCGAGCATCTGGGCGTGGCCACGCGGGCGACGGACATGAGCTTCGCCGCCTCGCTCGACGGCGGGCGGGTGGAATATGCCGGCAGTTCGCTCGGTACCCTCTTCGCGCAGAAGCGCAACCTGCTGCGCCCGCGCTTCTGGCGGATGATCGCCGACCTGCTGCGCTTCTATCGCGAGGCGCCCGGTCTGCTGACCGATCCGGCGGCGGAGACGCTGACGCTGGGCGACGTGCTGGACCGTGGCGGCTATTCCGACGCCTTCATCCGCGACCATCTGCTGCCGATGGCCGCCGCCATCTGGTCGACCCCGGCGGAGTCGATGCGGGGCCATCCCGCCGCCGCCTTCATCCGCTTCTGCGAAAACCACGGGCTGCTGAAGATCACCGGCCGGCCGGTCTGGCGCACGGTGGAGGGTGGCAGCCGCAGCTATGTCGAGCGCATCCTGGCCGACATGCCGGGGGCGCTGCGCCTGAACCGCGCCATCGAGGGCATTGCCCGCGAGGAGGGCCGCGTGCTGGTGCGCGATCGCCGCGGCACGCTGCGCGCCCACGACCATGTGGTGCTGGCGACCCATGCCGATCAGGCGCTGGCCCTGCTGGAGGATGCCGGCGAGGAGGAGCGCCGGCTGCTGGGCGCCTTCGGCTACGAGCGCAACCTCGCCATCCTCCACACCGACGACAGCCTGATGCCGAGGCGCCGCGCGGTGTGGTCGAGCTGGAACTATCTGGCCGGGCGCGGGGAGAACGGCGCCGGGGACGGGCGCGACGCCGTCTGCGTCACCTATTGGATGAACCGGCTCCAGGGCTTCCTGCCGCGCGGGCGCGACCTGTTCGTCACGTTGAACCCGATCCGGCCGCCGCGCGAGGGCAGCATCCTGCGCAGCGTGCTCTACGACCATCCCATCTTCGGCATGGAGGCGCTGGCGGCGCAACGGGAGTTGTGGAGCCTGCAAGGCCGGCGGCGCACCTGGTTCGCCGGCTCCTATTTCGGCGCCGGCTTCCACGAGGACGGGGCGCAGGCCGGGCTGGCGGTGGCGGAGGCGCTGGGCGGCCTGTCCCGGCCCTGGACGGTGGCGAACCCGTCCGGCCGCATCCATGTCGGCCCGGCGCCGGAGCCGCGGGTGGCGGCGCTGGAGACGGCGTGA
- a CDS encoding PAS domain S-box protein, translating into MGRRLQLQGFILAIWTVTLAITAGLCIAALMLVRYDEAEAMARAERDSGNIARVVAEQATRTIAEADQNLMFLIDDYHDHGDAWSPNVGRMLRQLVERSGLLVQLAVIDEHGDLIHTSVEAAPARIHLADREHFRVHANSRTAGLYIGKPVFGRASGKWSIQLTRRIENSDGSFAGVLVASMDPFFLGRSLEELDVGLNGSVAIIGTDGVLRARSMMNDRIIGRDIGEAPMLVMARHQPAGFLRSVSVIDGISRLQSFRTLSSYPLIVSAAFDEAAFLADTWRRQQIYLLAAAVCSACLIGLALLATRQTARLSTLARQLASSEARFRDQAETASDWFWEMDADLRFSDFAGPLVPHIANDTLPTGLRREDVALREPGDAAKWDQHRQTMERREPFRNFRYRVMTAAGLRYFSVSGRPIFGQDGGFQGYRGSATDITERELAANRLASSEARYRAMFEAVGQPIVTIDEHGTVDAFNRAAERLFGYRAAEVVGGPMTRLMPSAVGAVHDGLLATYREGDGEGSIPRVGMRELTGRRKDGGEFPLEATLAGWREGDRRYVTGALRDVTVQREIEASLRRAKEAADQANRAKGEFLATMSHEIRTPMNGVLGALALVEGPNLNDEQRQLLDVANRSGNALLQIIDDILDLSKLEAGKAEVEPVDFELRAVLRDSIDLLEPAACGRGLFLTQEVEPAVPDHVRADLRRIRQVLVNLVGNALKFTNRGGVAVRVGLEGDAVADGSFLLRFEVADTGIGIPEEVQPTLFRRFTQADSSTTRRFGGTGLGLAISRELVTLMGGTIGVASAEGKGSTFWFTVRCDRAAAGPAGRSAMPGAPEPAAAGRPVAEPAAGLHVLVAEDNEINRDIVVTMLCRAGHRVTAVEDGLQAVRLAEEGGFDLVLMDVQMPVMDGVTATRHIRAMPGKAGSLPIVALTGNVMPAHRAEYLAAGMTAYLTKPIVPADLREVLAMVAGSRPAAGMYRPETAAVPPVPAQTVAAPSSAVPEAEPWHMAPLLDAGQADSLRAVIGEDAWARTVAAFRRTVAENVAAIGEAAHREDGPDSALLARIAHILKGTAANIGAVRLSRLAAHLEQRTRSPGGLSAGDPLPDAVEPVADATLDALSTYRQPAAMSGVERAPI; encoded by the coding sequence ATGGGCCGGCGTCTTCAGTTGCAGGGCTTCATCCTCGCCATCTGGACGGTGACCCTGGCGATCACCGCCGGGCTGTGCATCGCCGCCCTGATGCTGGTCCGCTACGATGAAGCCGAGGCGATGGCGCGGGCCGAGCGCGACAGCGGCAACATCGCCCGCGTGGTCGCCGAGCAGGCGACCCGCACCATCGCCGAAGCCGATCAGAATCTCATGTTCCTGATCGACGATTACCACGACCATGGCGATGCCTGGAGTCCCAATGTCGGCCGGATGCTGCGCCAACTGGTCGAGCGGTCGGGCCTCCTGGTCCAGCTGGCGGTGATCGACGAGCATGGCGATCTCATCCACACCAGCGTGGAGGCGGCACCCGCCCGCATCCATCTGGCCGACCGCGAGCATTTCCGGGTCCATGCCAACAGCCGGACGGCCGGGCTTTACATCGGAAAGCCGGTCTTCGGCCGGGCGTCCGGCAAATGGTCGATCCAGCTGACGCGGCGCATCGAGAACAGCGACGGCAGTTTCGCCGGGGTCCTTGTCGCGTCGATGGATCCCTTCTTCCTCGGCCGCTCGCTGGAGGAGCTGGATGTCGGCCTCAACGGGTCGGTGGCGATCATCGGCACCGACGGCGTCCTGCGCGCCCGGTCCATGATGAACGACCGCATCATCGGCCGTGACATCGGCGAAGCGCCGATGCTGGTGATGGCGCGGCACCAGCCCGCCGGGTTCCTGCGCAGCGTCAGCGTGATCGACGGCATTTCCCGCCTTCAGTCCTTCCGCACCCTCTCCTCCTATCCGCTGATCGTATCGGCGGCTTTCGACGAGGCGGCCTTCCTGGCCGACACCTGGCGGCGGCAGCAAATCTATCTGCTGGCGGCGGCGGTCTGTAGCGCCTGCCTGATCGGCTTGGCGCTGCTGGCGACGCGGCAGACGGCGCGCCTTTCGACGCTGGCCCGGCAACTGGCGTCCAGCGAGGCGCGGTTCCGCGACCAGGCGGAGACCGCCTCCGACTGGTTCTGGGAGATGGATGCCGACCTGCGCTTCTCCGATTTCGCCGGTCCGCTGGTCCCGCATATCGCCAACGACACACTGCCCACCGGGTTGCGGCGGGAGGATGTGGCGCTGCGCGAGCCCGGCGACGCCGCCAAATGGGACCAGCATCGCCAGACTATGGAGCGGCGCGAGCCGTTCCGGAACTTCCGCTACCGGGTGATGACGGCGGCGGGCCTGCGCTATTTCAGCGTCAGCGGCCGTCCGATCTTCGGCCAGGATGGAGGATTCCAGGGCTATCGCGGGTCCGCCACCGACATCACCGAACGGGAACTGGCGGCCAACCGGCTGGCGTCCAGCGAGGCGCGCTACCGCGCCATGTTCGAGGCGGTCGGCCAGCCCATCGTCACCATCGACGAGCATGGGACCGTCGACGCCTTCAACCGCGCGGCGGAACGGCTGTTCGGCTATCGCGCCGCCGAGGTGGTCGGCGGGCCGATGACCCGGCTGATGCCGAGCGCCGTCGGCGCGGTGCATGACGGGCTGCTGGCGACCTACCGCGAGGGCGACGGCGAGGGCTCCATTCCGCGGGTCGGGATGCGCGAGCTGACCGGCCGCCGCAAGGACGGCGGCGAGTTCCCGTTGGAGGCGACGCTGGCCGGCTGGCGCGAGGGCGACCGCCGCTATGTCACCGGGGCGCTGCGCGACGTCACCGTCCAGCGCGAGATCGAGGCCAGCCTGCGCCGCGCCAAGGAGGCGGCCGATCAGGCCAACCGCGCCAAGGGCGAGTTCCTGGCGACGATGAGCCACGAGATCCGCACGCCGATGAACGGGGTGCTGGGGGCGCTCGCCCTTGTTGAGGGGCCGAACCTGAACGACGAGCAGCGTCAATTGCTGGACGTCGCCAACCGGTCGGGCAACGCGCTTTTGCAGATCATCGACGACATCCTCGATCTGTCCAAGCTGGAGGCCGGCAAGGCCGAGGTCGAACCGGTGGATTTCGAGCTGCGCGCGGTGCTGCGCGACAGCATCGACCTGCTGGAGCCGGCCGCTTGCGGGCGTGGCCTGTTCCTGACGCAGGAGGTGGAGCCCGCCGTGCCCGACCATGTGCGCGCCGACCTGCGCCGGATCCGCCAGGTGCTGGTCAATCTGGTGGGGAACGCGCTGAAATTCACCAATCGCGGCGGTGTCGCCGTCCGGGTCGGGCTGGAGGGCGACGCCGTGGCCGACGGATCCTTCCTTCTGCGTTTCGAGGTGGCCGATACCGGAATCGGCATCCCGGAAGAGGTGCAGCCGACCCTGTTCCGGCGCTTCACCCAGGCCGACAGTTCCACCACCCGGCGCTTCGGCGGCACCGGGCTGGGGCTGGCGATCAGCCGGGAGCTGGTGACGCTGATGGGCGGCACCATCGGCGTCGCCAGCGCCGAGGGCAAGGGCAGCACCTTCTGGTTCACCGTCCGTTGCGACCGGGCCGCCGCCGGACCGGCCGGCAGGTCGGCGATGCCCGGTGCTCCGGAACCGGCGGCGGCCGGTCGGCCGGTCGCGGAACCGGCGGCGGGCCTGCATGTGCTGGTGGCCGAGGACAACGAGATCAACCGCGACATCGTCGTCACCATGCTGTGCCGCGCCGGCCATCGCGTGACCGCGGTCGAGGACGGGTTGCAGGCGGTGCGGTTGGCGGAGGAGGGGGGCTTCGACCTCGTCCTGATGGATGTGCAGATGCCCGTCATGGACGGGGTGACCGCCACCCGGCATATCCGCGCCATGCCGGGCAAGGCCGGCAGCCTTCCCATCGTCGCGCTGACCGGCAACGTCATGCCGGCCCACCGTGCCGAATATCTCGCCGCCGGCATGACCGCCTATCTGACCAAGCCGATCGTGCCGGCCGATCTCCGCGAGGTTCTGGCGATGGTCGCCGGTTCCCGGCCGGCGGCCGGCATGTATCGCCCCGAGACGGCGGCGGTGCCGCCTGTTCCGGCCCAGACCGTTGCCGCGCCGTCTTCCGCCGTACCGGAGGCGGAGCCTTGGCACATGGCGCCGCTGTTGGATGCCGGGCAGGCCGACTCCCTGCGCGCGGTGATCGGCGAGGACGCCTGGGCGCGGACGGTGGCCGCTTTCCGGCGCACGGTCGCCGAAAACGTGGCAGCCATCGGCGAGGCCGCCCACCGGGAGGATGGACCCGATTCGGCGCTTCTGGCCCGCATCGCCCACATCCTGAAGGGCACGGCCGCCAACATCGGCGCCGTGCGCCTGAGCCGTCTGGCCGCGCATCTGGAACAGAGGACGCGGAGTCCTGGGGGCTTGTCCGCCGGCGACCCGCTGCCCGACGCCGTCGAGCCCGTCGCGGACGCCACCCTGGACGCGCTTTCCACCTACCGCCAGCCGGCGGCGATGTCCGGGGTGGAGCGCGCGCCAATCTGA
- a CDS encoding DUF3833 domain-containing protein, producing the protein MRIGDFAGNAPELRIERYFAGRTQAWGQFEDRFGRLRRSFTVAIDGGWDGRELVLDERFLYADGETDRRVWRIVKSGEGRYEGRADDVIGTARGQSAGNALNWTYEMALKVGGDRWRVRFDDWMWLQPGDALVNRANVYRWGLWIGTVSLFFLPEGRLARPDAVTPAARPPTAAE; encoded by the coding sequence ATGAGGATCGGGGATTTCGCCGGCAACGCGCCGGAATTGCGGATCGAGCGCTATTTCGCCGGGCGCACCCAGGCCTGGGGCCAGTTCGAGGACCGTTTCGGCAGGCTGCGCCGCAGCTTCACCGTCGCCATCGACGGAGGGTGGGACGGGCGGGAACTGGTGCTGGACGAGCGGTTCCTCTATGCCGATGGCGAGACCGACCGCCGGGTCTGGCGCATCGTGAAAAGCGGCGAGGGCCGCTATGAGGGGCGGGCCGACGACGTGATCGGCACGGCGCGCGGCCAATCGGCCGGCAACGCGCTGAACTGGACTTATGAGATGGCGCTGAAGGTCGGCGGCGACCGCTGGCGCGTGCGCTTCGACGACTGGATGTGGCTTCAGCCCGGCGATGCGCTGGTCAACCGGGCCAATGTCTATCGCTGGGGCCTGTGGATCGGCACGGTCAGCCTGTTCTTCCTGCCCGAAGGCCGGTTGGCGCGGCCGGATGCCGTCACTCCGGCGGCACGGCCCCCAACCGCCGCCGAATGA
- a CDS encoding DUF1365 domain-containing protein: MAAAPFASGLYLGQVMHHRVRPVRHRLSYRVFSLLADLDELPRLDRALRLFAHNHFGLIGFNDRDFGPLDGEYGALKGWAEGQLAAAGIEGGGPVRLLCFPRVLGFVFNPLSVWFCHRRDGSLAAIIHEVSNTFGQRHAYLIPAAPGPDGLVRQRCDKGFYVSPFMDMETAYHFRIRPPGGEAGEPLAVSIRQTDAEGPVLHAALTATRVELTDGAILGAWARHPLMTAKVVAGIHWEALHLWRKGLAIRPRPPAPAHPVTVVKAVLPTRS, translated from the coding sequence ATGGCGGCGGCGCCCTTCGCCTCCGGCCTCTATCTCGGCCAGGTGATGCATCACCGGGTCAGGCCGGTGCGCCATCGCCTGTCCTACCGGGTGTTCAGCCTGTTGGCCGATCTCGACGAGCTGCCCCGGCTCGACCGCGCGCTGCGGCTGTTCGCCCACAATCATTTCGGGCTGATCGGTTTCAATGACCGCGATTTCGGGCCGCTGGACGGTGAATACGGCGCGCTGAAGGGCTGGGCCGAGGGCCAACTCGCCGCCGCCGGGATCGAGGGCGGCGGTCCGGTGCGGCTGCTGTGCTTCCCGCGGGTTCTGGGTTTCGTCTTCAACCCGCTCTCCGTCTGGTTCTGCCACCGCCGCGACGGATCGCTGGCCGCCATCATCCATGAGGTGAGCAACACCTTCGGCCAGCGCCACGCCTATCTGATCCCGGCGGCGCCGGGTCCCGACGGGCTGGTGCGCCAGCGCTGCGACAAGGGCTTCTACGTCTCGCCCTTCATGGATATGGAGACCGCCTATCATTTCCGCATCCGCCCGCCCGGCGGCGAGGCGGGGGAGCCGCTGGCCGTCTCCATCCGCCAGACCGATGCCGAGGGGCCGGTGCTGCACGCCGCGCTGACGGCGACGCGGGTGGAGCTGACCGACGGCGCCATCCTCGGCGCCTGGGCCCGCCATCCGCTGATGACCGCCAAGGTGGTCGCCGGCATCCATTGGGAGGCGCTGCATCTGTGGCGCAAGGGGCTGGCGATCCGCCCGCGCCCGCCGGCGCCGGCGCATCCCGTGACCGTGGTCAAGGCCGTCCTTCCGACCCGTTCCTGA
- a CDS encoding SAM-dependent methyltransferase: protein MTDIAATTLRRHPRWLRLVTGRDLWTGILARMASRVRRGELTLRLPDGRTMCVGDPAGGPRADLTLLDDAAARRLMLGGGIGMAEAYGDGLWRSDDLPALIELAIHNEAELGSGLDGSLLAGLVNRLFHRSRANSRRGSRRNIAFHYDLGNDFYRLWLDPGMTYSSALYEGEDQSLEQAQDAKIARAADLLRLGVGDRVLEIGCGWGGMAEHLAARRGAAVVGLTLSAEQLAFAGTRMERAGLADRVDLRLMDYRDVGGSFDRIVSIEMIEAVGEEHWPRYFATLRDRLVPGGAAVIQAITIDDARFPLYRRNCDFIQRHIFPGGLLPCPSALRAEAARAGLVVDHVESFGASYARTCAEWRRRFHAAEAQVAALGFDARFRRLWDYYLAYCEAGFRAGTIDVGFWRFRRPDTRQP from the coding sequence ATGACCGACATCGCTGCGACCACGCTTCGGCGTCACCCCCGCTGGCTGCGTCTGGTGACCGGGCGCGACCTGTGGACCGGCATTCTGGCGCGGATGGCCAGTCGCGTCCGCCGGGGCGAGCTGACCCTGCGCCTGCCCGACGGGCGGACGATGTGCGTCGGCGACCCGGCCGGGGGACCACGGGCCGACCTGACCCTGCTGGACGATGCGGCGGCGCGGCGGCTGATGCTGGGCGGCGGCATCGGCATGGCGGAGGCCTATGGCGACGGGCTGTGGCGCAGCGACGACCTGCCGGCCCTGATCGAGCTGGCGATCCATAACGAGGCGGAGTTGGGCAGCGGGCTCGACGGCAGCCTGCTGGCCGGGCTGGTCAACCGGCTGTTCCACCGCAGCCGCGCCAACTCCCGCCGCGGCAGCCGCCGCAACATCGCCTTCCATTACGACCTGGGCAACGACTTCTACCGGCTTTGGCTCGACCCCGGCATGACCTATTCCTCGGCGCTTTACGAGGGGGAGGATCAGAGCCTGGAGCAGGCGCAGGACGCCAAGATCGCCCGCGCCGCCGATCTGCTGCGACTGGGTGTCGGTGACCGGGTGCTGGAGATCGGCTGTGGCTGGGGCGGCATGGCGGAGCATCTGGCGGCGCGCCGTGGCGCCGCGGTCGTCGGGCTGACCCTGTCGGCGGAGCAGTTGGCCTTCGCCGGCACCCGGATGGAGCGGGCGGGCTTGGCCGACCGGGTCGATCTGCGCCTGATGGACTATCGCGACGTCGGCGGCAGTTTCGACCGCATCGTCTCCATCGAGATGATCGAGGCGGTGGGGGAGGAGCATTGGCCGCGCTACTTCGCCACCTTGCGCGACCGGCTGGTCCCCGGCGGGGCGGCGGTGATCCAGGCCATCACCATCGACGACGCCCGTTTCCCGCTCTACCGCCGCAACTGCGACTTCATCCAGCGCCACATCTTCCCCGGCGGCCTGCTGCCCTGCCCGTCGGCCCTGCGCGCCGAGGCGGCGCGGGCCGGGCTGGTCGTCGATCATGTGGAAAGCTTCGGCGCCTCCTACGCCCGGACCTGCGCCGAATGGCGCCGCCGCTTCCACGCGGCCGAGGCCCAGGTGGCGGCGCTTGGTTTCGACGCGCGGTTCCGCCGTCTGTGGGACTATTACCTCGCCTATTGCGAGGCCGGCTTCCGCGCCGGGACCATCGATGTCGGGTTCTGGCGCTTCCGCCGGCCCGATACCCGCCAGCCGTGA